A region of Cucumis melo cultivar AY chromosome 2, USDA_Cmelo_AY_1.0, whole genome shotgun sequence DNA encodes the following proteins:
- the LOC103492493 gene encoding ribosome biogenesis regulatory protein homolog — translation MEIENQHPFQIDLGHLMAFNPHHQFPSIPPSREELISECLQKGTELVQSIANDLFNLPSTEDRDGPLVRLPPPTTRLPREKPLPKPKPPTKWELFAQKKGIKKRKKDKRVYDEQTHTWKRRHGYDRANDEDNIPIIEAKMTDESGEDPFAARRADKKKRVEKQEKNRLQNLKQAAKVGALPSHIQLAATALPITGTQAAPKKITKDELGNVAGMAATSTASGGKFDKKFAGEKPAKHQGKYRKFLPVVEGTGIGSREREQTEKVLSRLISKNSHEILNVNKAVNMYNVKKEKKQRNQQGKSSSSSSKLKANKKLQKKPLKKGSSKQGKAK, via the exons ATGGAGATCGAAAATCAGCATCCGTTCCAGATTGACCTTGGTCATCTAATGGCATTCAATCCTCACCATCAGTTTCCTTCAATTCCCCCCTCCAG GGAGGAACTAATCAGTGAATGCCTGCAAAAGGGAACAGAGTTAGTTCAATCTATTGCCAATGATCTTTTCAACCTGCCTTCAACTGAAGACAGAGACGGCCCCCTTGTGAGGTTGCCTCCACCTACTACGAGATTGCCGAGAGAGAAACCC cTTCCAAAGCCGAAACCTCCTACAAAATGGGAACTTTTTGCCCAAAAAAAAG GCATAAAAAAACGTAAAAAAGATAAGAGAGTGTATGATGAACAGACGCATACATGGAAACGTCGCCATGGTTATGATCGTGCAAATGACGAGGATAACATTCCCATAATTGAGGCCAAGATGACTGATG AGTCTGGGGAGGATCCATTTGCTGCAAGGCGAGCTGATAAGAAAAAACGAGTTGAAAAGCAAGAAAAGAATCGATTACAAAATCTGAAGCAAGCTGCAAAAGTTGGCGCTCTACCTAG CCACATCCAACTAGCTGCCACCGCTTTGCCTATAACGGGAACTCAGGCTGCACCTAAGAAAATCACTAAAGATGAACTTGGAAATGTAGCTGGAATGGCAGCAACTTCAACAGCCAGTGGTGGAAAATTTGACAAGAAGTTTGCAGGAGAAAAACCTGCGAAACATCAAGGAAAATATCGCAAG TTTCTGCCTGTTGTGGAGGGAACAGGGATAGGGTCTCGAGAAAGAGAGCAAACTGAGAAAGTTCTTAGCAGATTAATTTCCAAGAATTCACATGAGATTCTCAACGTTAATAAG GCTGTCAACATGTATAacgttaaaaaagaaaagaaacaaagaaaccaACAAGGAAAATCTTCATCGTCGTCGAGCAAGTTGAAGGCAAATAAGAAACTTCAGAAGAAGCCTTTGAAGAAAGGATCTTCAAAGCAAGGAAAGGCAAAATGA